The nucleotide window TCTGTAAGCACAAGCTCCACAATATTTTTGCGCAAACGTTTTACACTTTCAGTAGATGTATGAATATATGATCCGGGAATTAATGGAGTATGACAAGATGCTTGTGTTTTTACAGGACCATCCTCTTTCAATGCAACTTCAACACTGCATACACGACATGAACCAAAGGGTTCTAAATTAGGTGCATCACATAAAGTCGGCACCAATTCTCTACCCTGATTACGGCGAATAAATGAAAGTATAGTTTCACCCTTCACAAATTCAAATGGCTGTCCATCAATGTATGATACATTCATTTTTGGTGTTGCATTTAAACTTCCATTGCCTGAAACAGAAGTATCTGATTTATGCTGTAATGCATTTTTCATGCGATATCATTTTTAAAGTAAGGAGAAAGTTCGCTCTCAAAATATTGCAGTGCATTTTTTATTGGCAATGGTAAACCACCACCTAATGCACATAACGATCCTTTTTCTAAAGTCTCTACAAGATCATTAAATAAACTGCGGTCAATTTTATATTCTTCTTCTTGTGCTTTCAATAACAACTCAGCACCTCGTACAGAACCAAGACGACAAGGAAAACATTTACCACAACTTTCATGTGCAGTAAATTCAAATAAGTGCTCTAAATATTTTATCAATGGAAATTCTTCTGGAATAGAAACCACCGATGCATGTCCTAATAAAAATCCATTTTGATTAAAACTTTCGAAGTCAACATTTAAATTATCAATTTTTGAAACAGGTACCAAGCCACCCAACGGGCCGCCGATATGCAATGCTTTTATGTTATGATTAAATCCTTTTCCTAAATCATCAATTACTTTGCGCAAAGGTGTTCCCATATCTACTTCATACATGCCGGGTGCATTAAAATATCCATCTAAGCAAACCAGTTTTGTTCCTTTAGATTTTTCTGTTCCGATTTTTGCAAATGCAGCTCCACCTTCACGAATTATATAAGGTACACTTGCAAGTGTTTCTACATTATTTACAATCGTAGGTTTATTAAACAAACCTTGTTGCGCAGGATACGGTGGCCGCACTCTTACTTCAGGTCGTTGTCCTTCAATAGAAGAAAGTAATGCTGTTTCTTCACCGCAGATATATGCACCTTGTGCTTTAATAACTTTAAAATCAAAATTGAATTTAGTCCCTAAAATATTTTCACCGCATAAGCCTGATGCATATAATTTTTCTACTTCTCTTTCAACAATATTTACTGCCTCCGGATATTCTGCACGGATATAAACCACACCCCAACTTGCACCAATAATATATCCGCTGATTATCATACCGAGCAATACACTATGTGGTCTTTCTTCTAATAAATATCTATCGCTATATGCACCCGGATCTCCTTCATCGGCATTACATACAACAAATCTTGTTTTGCTGGGTGTGCTTTTACAACTCTCCATTTTAATTGCCATTGGAAATCCTGCACCACCCCGACCACGCACATTTGAAATTCGAATTTCTTCCAATAATTTTTCAGGTGTTTGTTGTAATGTAGTTTCAAGAAGTTCATAAAAAATATCCATTCCCGGAAATGGTTCGGTGAGGACTGGTGTGCCGATATGTTGCACATTATATTTATCCATTTTAGGTGATGAAGATTTTTTTATTGCAGCAATATCTTTAATAGCATCACCGGAATAAGAATGTCCGTTGTAATGAAAAGAATTATTTTCATGACAACGACCTAAGCAACACATTTCACCTATTTCACTGTTTTCAAAATGTTGTTTTAAGGTTTGCTCCACAGCAGGTTGTGTGCCTGCAGTAAGACATGCAGAACCATTACATACATAAACTTTTTTTCCTGCATTGTCCGGCCGGGTAAAATCATAAAAAGTTGCGCTGCCATAAATGTTGGCCTTGCCCATTAAAAATTCCTCTGCAAGGTTTTCCATTTCTTGTACGTCAGGTGTGCCCGTTCCTTTGGCCATAGTACCCAATTTCTCAAACAGGTTATCTGTTAATCCTTTTCTTCCTGAAAGCTCACTTAGATTTTTTGACATATTACGTTGTTAAAATATATGCCTACCAAAAATAACAATTTAAAAGTAATTTATCACTCATACTTTTTTTATAATGGTTATCAGCTTTTTACGATAATGTTTATTTATACAGTGTGTTACAAACCAATCATTTCTTTTACAGCAAAATAACCGATTCTAAAGTTTGGGAATTACAATTATTTCTGAAGATAGGAAGTTAGCAATAGGTTTGTACTTCCTTCACTTTCAATAGCAGAGTAAACAGTTGTAAAAAAAATTGTGGAAAAAATAAATTGGAGATCAATCAATCTTCCTGTTTTATAAAGTGATTACCTACTGCGAGTGTAAACCAAATGTTAAGTCACAATTAATTTTATTCACAATTATTGGTTTATTAGAAATCATATCTATATTTGGTAAGCATACTGATAGAAAGGCACACACGCTCGACTACATTTTGCTGTTTGTGTTTTAACCAATAAAACAATTTTATCATGGTCGCACTCAATGAAATTCCAATTGATGGAAAAACAAATTCAGAAAAAGTTTCGATGCATATAGAACACATGGAACATTTACGATCCCGACAAGAAGTTAACGAAAGTAGATTTATAGAATTCGTAAGTTGGCTTATTGTATTGGGTGTTATAGCAGGGATTATTTACTTTATAGTAAATTTTGATAAAATTTTCAGCTAATCCATTATTACATTTTCTGCACAACTATACACTGTAAATTTTTTATCACGGCAAAACGCCATCAATGTTAATCCTGCTTCCCTGCATTGATCCACTGCTAAACTTGATGGTGCTGAAACTGCAGCCAAAAAAGGAATGCC belongs to Bacteroidota bacterium and includes:
- a CDS encoding NAD(P)H-dependent oxidoreductase subunit E, which produces MSKNLSELSGRKGLTDNLFEKLGTMAKGTGTPDVQEMENLAEEFLMGKANIYGSATFYDFTRPDNAGKKVYVCNGSACLTAGTQPAVEQTLKQHFENSEIGEMCCLGRCHENNSFHYNGHSYSGDAIKDIAAIKKSSSPKMDKYNVQHIGTPVLTEPFPGMDIFYELLETTLQQTPEKLLEEIRISNVRGRGGAGFPMAIKMESCKSTPSKTRFVVCNADEGDPGAYSDRYLLEERPHSVLLGMIISGYIIGASWGVVYIRAEYPEAVNIVEREVEKLYASGLCGENILGTKFNFDFKVIKAQGAYICGEETALLSSIEGQRPEVRVRPPYPAQQGLFNKPTIVNNVETLASVPYIIREGGAAFAKIGTEKSKGTKLVCLDGYFNAPGMYEVDMGTPLRKVIDDLGKGFNHNIKALHIGGPLGGLVPVSKIDNLNVDFESFNQNGFLLGHASVVSIPEEFPLIKYLEHLFEFTAHESCGKCFPCRLGSVRGAELLLKAQEEEYKIDRSLFNDLVETLEKGSLCALGGGLPLPIKNALQYFESELSPYFKNDIA